The following are encoded in a window of Candidatus Methylomirabilota bacterium genomic DNA:
- a CDS encoding FAD-binding oxidoreductase produces the protein MSVVIVGGGLMGLSAAFHLRRADPSLSVTVLERARVGSAASGASAAGVRAMGRDPAERRLALESLGRWPGLDRELEGETRYRRGGGLRVALDDKAWQAAPTWAAEQCADGVPLETVDAASARRLAPGITPGCLGGVYSAIDGQAGAMATVQAFAAAARRLGARIEEGVGVNRLVAERGRVVGVERGDGARQPSDVAIVTAGAWTASLLVGLGVSLPLITRPLQMLLSEPGPIGLAPVVSCFDRKLSLKQLADGAYLIGGGWPARIADHEANRWEVLDESVKASLEVAGEVYPALTGCKLAESWAGLEAFTPDELPVIGPLPGVEGVLVAAGFSGHGFALSPVVGDVLARLALGRDALQPLWRDLRFDRPTLAGS, from the coding sequence ATGTCTGTCGTGATCGTCGGAGGCGGTCTCATGGGCCTGAGCGCCGCGTTCCATCTCCGCCGGGCCGATCCGTCGCTGTCCGTGACCGTGCTCGAGCGCGCGCGCGTCGGCTCGGCCGCTTCGGGGGCGAGCGCTGCCGGCGTGCGGGCAATGGGCCGCGATCCCGCGGAGCGGCGGCTCGCCCTCGAGAGTCTCGGGCGTTGGCCGGGGCTCGACCGCGAGCTGGAAGGTGAAACCCGTTACCGTCGTGGCGGCGGGCTTCGCGTGGCGCTCGATGACAAGGCATGGCAGGCGGCGCCGACCTGGGCCGCCGAGCAATGCGCCGACGGTGTCCCCCTCGAGACCGTCGATGCGGCATCGGCGCGACGTCTGGCGCCAGGCATCACGCCCGGTTGTCTCGGTGGCGTCTACTCCGCCATCGATGGCCAGGCCGGGGCGATGGCCACGGTGCAAGCCTTCGCAGCGGCGGCGCGACGTCTCGGCGCGCGCATCGAAGAGGGCGTGGGCGTGAATAGGCTGGTGGCCGAGCGCGGCCGCGTCGTGGGCGTCGAGCGCGGCGACGGCGCGCGGCAGCCCTCTGACGTCGCCATCGTGACGGCCGGCGCCTGGACCGCTTCCCTGCTGGTGGGCCTCGGCGTCAGCCTTCCGCTGATCACGCGGCCGCTTCAGATGCTGCTGTCCGAGCCGGGGCCGATCGGGCTGGCGCCTGTCGTCAGTTGCTTCGACAGGAAGTTGAGCCTCAAGCAGCTCGCCGATGGCGCCTACCTGATCGGCGGCGGCTGGCCGGCGCGGATCGCAGACCATGAGGCGAATCGATGGGAAGTGCTCGATGAGAGCGTGAAGGCAAGCCTGGAAGTCGCTGGCGAAGTCTACCCGGCGTTGACCGGCTGCAAGCTCGCCGAGAGCTGGGCTGGGCTCGAGGCATTCACGCCCGACGAGCTCCCCGTGATAGGTCCGCTCCCCGGCGTCGAGGGCGTGCTCGTCGCGGCAGGCTTCTCCGGCCATGGCTTCGCTCTCTCCCCGGTGGTGGGGGACGTGCTCGCGCGACTAGCGCTCGGGCGCGACGCGCTTCAACCCCTTTGGCGTGACCTCCGCTTCGACCGGCCGACCTTGGCCGGCTCCTGA